A genomic window from Primulina huaijiensis isolate GDHJ02 unplaced genomic scaffold, ASM1229523v2 scaffold36917, whole genome shotgun sequence includes:
- the LOC140968417 gene encoding protein PLANT CADMIUM RESISTANCE 10, with translation MVSQTNYVPPPYIPLSQSDAEAETVTPGDATPVQQHMNNVPEEWSSGICACCDDMQSCCAGLICPCYLFAKNAEFLGSGTLMGSCTTHFILWSLVNSVCCVLTDGILWGLPGCFVACYACGYRRTLRSKYNLQEAPCGDFITHFCCHLCAICQEYREIRERSGSSNPPSQMVEVTAPTLQTMELVSSK, from the exons ATGGTGAGCCAAACCAATTATGTACCCCCACCTTATATTCCTCTGAGTCAGTCAGATGCAGAAGCAGAAACAGTAACCCCTGGAGATGCAACGCCTGTTCAACAGCACATGAATAATGTGCCTGAAGAGTGGTCATCTGGAATCTGTGCTTGTTGTGATGATATGCAGAGCT GTTGTGCTGGCTTAATTTGCCCGTGCTATCTTTTTGCCAAGAATGCAGAGTTTTTGGGGTCCGGAACTCTAATGGgatcttgtacaactcattttATTTTGTGGTCTCTTGTTAATTCCGTTTGCTGTGTGTTGACTGATGGCATTCTGTGGGGGTTACCTGGATGCTTTGTTGCATGCTATGCGTGTGGCTATCGAAGGACATTAAGGTCAAAGTACAACTTGCAG GAAGCGCCATGCGGAGATTTCATCACTCATTTCTGCTGCCATTTATGTGCAATATGTCAAGAATATAGAGAAATTCGGGAGAGGTCTGGAAGCTCAAATCCTCCGAGTCAGATGGTGGAAGTTACGGCACCTACCTTGCAGACAATGGAATTGGTTTCATCGAAATAA